A part of Myxococcus landrumus genomic DNA contains:
- a CDS encoding aminoglycoside phosphotransferase family protein, whose protein sequence is MFDAYLTRWNLTPEGEPITTWGSQLLPVRWRGQAAMLKVSQHPEEKFGGLLMTWWEGQGAARVLESSDEAILLERAQGERSLAQLARTGHDDEATRILCDAIAAIHTPRPKPLPELIPLSVWFRELQPAAALHGGWLTHSAQAARDLLASPQDVCPLHGDIHHDNVLDFGERGWLVIDPKRLLGERGFDYANLFCNPDVGAPDTAPPVATLPERFRRRLDIVLERSGLERGRLLRWILAWAGLSAVWFMSDGDGAEVDFRIAEFALAELRRGG, encoded by the coding sequence ATGTTCGACGCGTACCTGACCCGCTGGAACCTGACCCCCGAGGGTGAGCCCATCACCACCTGGGGCTCCCAGCTCCTTCCAGTCCGCTGGCGCGGCCAGGCCGCCATGCTGAAAGTCTCCCAGCACCCCGAGGAGAAGTTCGGCGGACTGCTCATGACCTGGTGGGAGGGCCAAGGCGCGGCCCGCGTCCTCGAATCCTCCGATGAAGCCATTCTCCTCGAACGTGCCCAAGGAGAACGCTCCCTCGCCCAGCTCGCCCGCACCGGCCACGATGACGAGGCCACTCGCATCCTCTGCGACGCCATCGCCGCGATTCACACGCCCCGGCCCAAGCCCCTCCCCGAGCTCATCCCGCTGAGCGTGTGGTTCCGAGAACTGCAACCCGCCGCGGCCCTCCACGGCGGCTGGCTGACCCACTCCGCCCAAGCCGCACGCGACCTCCTGGCGAGTCCCCAGGACGTGTGCCCGCTGCACGGAGACATCCACCACGACAACGTCCTCGACTTCGGCGAGCGCGGCTGGCTCGTCATCGACCCCAAGCGCCTCCTGGGCGAGCGCGGCTTCGACTACGCGAACCTGTTCTGCAATCCAGACGTCGGCGCCCCTGACACCGCGCCCCCAGTCGCCACCCTGCCCGAGCGCTTCCGTCGGCGACTGGACATCGTTCTGGAGCGCTCGGGGCTGGAGCGAGGACGGCTCCTGCGGTGGATCCTCGCCTGGGCGGGCCTCTCCGCCGTCTGGTTCATGAGCGACGGAGATGGTGCCGAGGTCGACTTCCGCATCGCCGAGTTCGCCCTCGCCGAGCTCCGCCGGGGCGGGTGA
- a CDS encoding dioxygenase family protein, with protein MQNDESGHDHDQGLQHDLAIMEKRADRRQLLKWMAGASLVPLVGCGPESASDGLLTQGAEDELLACTRIPEEMAGPYPGDGSNGANALLLAGIHRSDIRTSIGGATGVARGVPLTLTLTLVNRAACAPLAGYAIYVWQCERAGLYSMYSPGVQYENFLRGVQVTNAQGKVTFTSIFPGCYPGRWPHIHFEVYPSLASISNFRNKIATSQLAFARAPCQQVYTATGYQQSAANLRPLSIERDLVFADGYANQLATTTGNNTTGYTSTLQFAI; from the coding sequence ATGCAGAACGATGAATCGGGCCATGACCATGATCAGGGGCTGCAGCATGACCTGGCCATCATGGAGAAGCGGGCGGATCGCCGGCAGCTGCTCAAGTGGATGGCGGGGGCCAGCCTGGTTCCGCTCGTCGGCTGTGGTCCTGAGTCCGCGTCGGACGGACTGCTGACGCAGGGAGCCGAGGACGAGCTGCTGGCCTGCACCCGGATTCCGGAGGAGATGGCGGGCCCCTACCCGGGTGATGGCTCCAACGGCGCCAACGCACTGCTCCTCGCGGGCATCCACCGCAGCGACATCCGCACGAGCATCGGTGGCGCCACGGGCGTCGCGCGGGGCGTTCCGCTGACGCTCACGCTCACGCTGGTGAACCGCGCCGCCTGTGCGCCGCTCGCGGGCTACGCCATCTACGTGTGGCAGTGTGAGCGCGCGGGCCTGTACTCGATGTACTCGCCCGGCGTGCAGTACGAGAACTTCCTGCGCGGCGTGCAGGTCACCAACGCGCAGGGCAAGGTGACCTTCACGTCCATCTTCCCGGGCTGCTACCCCGGCCGGTGGCCGCACATCCACTTCGAGGTGTATCCCTCGCTCGCGTCCATCTCGAACTTCCGGAACAAGATCGCGACCTCGCAGCTCGCGTTCGCCCGGGCGCCGTGCCAGCAGGTCTACACCGCCACGGGCTACCAGCAGAGCGCGGCGAACCTGCGGCCCTTGAGCATCGAGCGCGACCTCGTCTTCGCGGACGGCTACGCCAACCAGCTCGCGACGACGACGGGCAACAACACGACGGGCTACACGTCCACGCTCCAGTTCGCCATCTAG
- a CDS encoding FUSC family protein — MHRLWRHIRRFFQLQPGSPAWASGVRAALAVTIPYSFATLMGFKDAGWTGLTGLLVTLANPGGAYRGRARVMGAVTVLGALVGAGAALAGGRLWWDAALLLVGVFAMSFVRSYGDTAGSIGEKLAVIFVASLGAHAVGVDAALTRGGALLLGGGWAMLQSLVLWPVHPYRPSRRAIAYVYTSLAEGARDLATLSREGAPAEVWAAATTRHMPVRLKIERARETLAATRVGRSDESQRGEHLLVLLELSEQLLGVLFALAQSMEVASPERRLRAVREEVARVCDWYVAIAHRVAAVAIAPDTVAVYWPRYPTNREELGQRGKWLRVVPVSVTELLTRLRSHTSAAQRAAMAMRRGDPVSLRDPESLLLVGERRPLLQPLWANLNSRSVVLRHALRAGTIASIALVLTRVMGLGEAYWVVLSAIGILQPYSANTEERALQRVTGTLLGGTLAAVIATGVGSPWVLILVIGVLTAISVSLLPLNFGAFQILLTPDFLLLATLSAGDWSVAENRALGVLVACVLALAGVWLLWPYPERRRFPDAVATVLRADGHYFRQVAASQDIREPRVGAARRALGLAMIDAEASFERLMAEYRGPAYRLEPAMALLTYSRRLAASVTALGEQKSVTPSSEVLDVVASNASGTLDVLADSLREGKSPPPMPDLPLRRIANDPVSGKLVERVPRQLEILHGAVEKLTVT; from the coding sequence ATGCACCGTCTGTGGCGCCACATCCGGAGGTTCTTCCAGCTCCAGCCTGGGAGTCCCGCGTGGGCGTCGGGGGTCCGCGCCGCGCTGGCCGTCACCATCCCGTACTCATTCGCCACGCTGATGGGCTTCAAGGACGCGGGGTGGACGGGGCTCACTGGCCTGCTCGTGACGCTGGCGAACCCGGGTGGGGCGTATCGCGGGCGCGCCCGGGTGATGGGCGCGGTGACGGTGCTGGGAGCACTCGTGGGAGCTGGCGCCGCGCTGGCGGGAGGGCGGCTGTGGTGGGACGCCGCGCTGCTGTTGGTGGGCGTCTTCGCGATGTCCTTCGTGCGCTCCTATGGCGATACGGCGGGCTCCATCGGCGAGAAGCTCGCGGTGATTTTCGTGGCCTCGTTGGGTGCGCATGCGGTGGGCGTGGACGCGGCGCTGACGCGCGGGGGCGCGCTCCTGTTGGGGGGCGGCTGGGCGATGTTGCAGTCGCTGGTGCTCTGGCCGGTGCATCCCTACCGGCCATCCCGCCGGGCCATCGCGTATGTGTACACGTCGCTCGCGGAGGGGGCTCGGGACCTGGCGACGCTGTCGCGTGAGGGGGCTCCAGCGGAGGTCTGGGCCGCGGCGACGACCCGGCACATGCCCGTGCGGCTGAAGATAGAGCGGGCGCGCGAGACGCTGGCCGCCACGCGGGTGGGGCGCTCCGATGAGTCGCAGCGCGGGGAGCACCTGCTCGTGCTGCTGGAGTTGAGCGAGCAGTTGCTGGGCGTGTTGTTCGCGCTGGCGCAGTCCATGGAGGTCGCCAGTCCCGAGCGGCGGTTGCGGGCGGTCCGGGAGGAAGTCGCTCGGGTGTGTGATTGGTATGTGGCGATTGCCCATCGGGTGGCGGCGGTGGCCATCGCGCCGGACACGGTGGCGGTCTACTGGCCTCGCTATCCCACCAATCGCGAGGAGCTGGGGCAGCGTGGGAAGTGGCTGCGGGTGGTGCCGGTCTCGGTGACGGAGTTGCTCACCCGGCTGCGAAGCCACACGTCGGCGGCGCAGCGGGCCGCGATGGCCATGCGGCGTGGGGACCCGGTGTCCTTGCGCGACCCCGAGTCGCTGCTGCTGGTGGGCGAGCGCAGGCCGCTGTTGCAGCCGCTGTGGGCGAACCTGAACTCACGGTCCGTCGTGCTGCGCCATGCGCTGCGGGCGGGGACCATTGCCTCCATCGCGTTGGTGCTCACGCGGGTGATGGGGTTGGGGGAGGCGTACTGGGTGGTGCTCTCGGCCATCGGTATCCTCCAGCCGTACTCGGCGAACACGGAGGAGCGGGCGCTCCAGCGCGTCACGGGGACGCTGTTGGGGGGCACGCTCGCGGCGGTGATTGCGACGGGGGTGGGGTCGCCCTGGGTGTTGATTCTGGTGATTGGCGTGCTGACGGCGATATCCGTGTCGCTGCTGCCGCTCAACTTCGGCGCGTTCCAGATTCTCCTCACGCCGGACTTCCTGCTGCTGGCGACGTTGAGCGCGGGGGATTGGTCCGTCGCGGAGAACCGGGCGCTGGGCGTGTTGGTGGCGTGTGTGCTCGCGCTCGCGGGCGTGTGGTTGCTATGGCCCTATCCGGAGCGCCGCAGGTTTCCAGACGCCGTCGCGACAGTGTTGCGCGCGGATGGGCACTACTTCCGGCAGGTGGCGGCGAGCCAGGACATCCGAGAGCCTCGGGTGGGTGCGGCGCGGCGAGCGCTGGGGTTGGCGATGATCGACGCGGAGGCGTCCTTCGAGCGGCTCATGGCGGAGTACCGGGGCCCCGCGTACCGGCTGGAGCCCGCGATGGCGCTGCTCACGTACTCGCGTCGCCTGGCCGCGTCGGTGACGGCGCTGGGGGAGCAGAAGTCCGTCACTCCCTCCTCGGAGGTGCTCGACGTGGTGGCGAGCAATGCGAGCGGGACATTGGATGTGCTCGCGGATTCGCTGCGGGAGGGCAAGTCACCTCCGCCCATGCCAGACCTGCCCTTGCGCCGCATCGCCAATGACCCCGTGTCGGGGAAGCTGGTGGAACGGGTGCCGCGCCAGCTCGAAATCCTCCACGGCGCGGTGGAGAAGCTCACGGTGACGTGA
- a CDS encoding SGNH/GDSL hydrolase family protein, whose translation MVQARGRGWVLVGLALVVGWGCASESVAAPTSNWLPAFTAPMHPSASGLEPGELAGPSFKNQTVRMFVRPTLAGPRLRLVLSNQYGTEPLRVEAVRVALRVTGNVIDPSTDRAVRFSGASFVIIPPGRTATSEPVALAVDGRRDVAVSLFFLERSGAPSWHLHGARTTAVSATGNQTAARTFVPALTTRSLYFLAAVHVDAAPDASLVVAFGDSITDGAGSTVDTESSWPARLFHRLSVRGGKPVGVLNAGLGGNRLLSDGYGPRGLHRFERDVLAQRGVKAVILLEGINDIGQAPPGGMEAARIIDGYRQLIQRARDKGLKVYGGTLTPMAGHAYFTPEHEALREAVNAWIRTSGAFDAVVDFEAAVRDPAHPDAMLASLTVDGLHPNDLGYERMAQAIDLRLLE comes from the coding sequence ATGGTGCAAGCGCGCGGGCGTGGGTGGGTCCTCGTGGGACTTGCCTTGGTGGTGGGGTGGGGCTGTGCCTCCGAGAGTGTGGCGGCCCCGACCTCGAACTGGCTGCCAGCCTTCACCGCGCCGATGCACCCGTCCGCCTCGGGCCTGGAGCCCGGAGAGCTCGCGGGGCCGAGCTTCAAGAACCAGACGGTGCGCATGTTCGTGCGCCCCACGCTCGCGGGGCCCCGGCTGCGACTGGTGCTCAGCAACCAGTACGGCACGGAGCCCCTTCGCGTGGAGGCGGTGCGCGTCGCCCTGCGTGTCACTGGCAACGTCATCGACCCCTCGACGGACCGGGCGGTCCGCTTCAGCGGGGCCTCGTTCGTCATCATCCCGCCTGGGCGGACGGCCACCAGTGAGCCCGTGGCTCTCGCCGTCGATGGCCGACGCGATGTCGCCGTCTCCCTCTTCTTCCTGGAGCGCTCGGGTGCGCCGTCCTGGCACCTGCACGGCGCTCGGACGACCGCTGTCTCCGCGACCGGCAACCAGACCGCTGCGCGGACCTTCGTGCCCGCGCTCACGACGCGAAGCCTCTACTTCCTCGCCGCCGTGCATGTGGACGCAGCTCCGGACGCGTCACTCGTCGTGGCGTTCGGCGACTCCATCACCGATGGCGCGGGCAGCACCGTGGACACGGAGAGCTCATGGCCGGCGCGGCTGTTCCATCGTCTCTCCGTGCGAGGTGGCAAGCCCGTGGGCGTCCTCAACGCGGGGCTCGGAGGCAATCGCCTCTTGAGCGATGGCTACGGCCCCCGAGGGCTCCACCGCTTCGAGCGCGACGTGCTCGCCCAGCGCGGCGTCAAGGCCGTCATCCTCCTGGAGGGCATCAACGACATCGGCCAGGCGCCACCTGGGGGCATGGAGGCCGCGCGCATCATCGACGGCTACCGGCAGCTCATCCAACGCGCTCGGGACAAGGGCCTGAAGGTGTATGGCGGCACGCTGACGCCCATGGCCGGCCATGCCTACTTCACCCCGGAGCACGAGGCCCTGCGCGAAGCCGTGAACGCCTGGATTCGAACCTCGGGCGCCTTCGACGCGGTGGTGGACTTCGAGGCGGCGGTGAGAGACCCCGCCCACCCCGATGCCATGCTCGCGTCGTTGACCGTGGACGGCCTGCACCCCAATGACCTGGGCTACGAGCGCATGGCCCAGGCCATCGACTTGCGACTGCTGGAGTGA
- a CDS encoding leucine-rich repeat domain-containing protein, whose translation MAVKKAEAASWGREVSAREVWARVEEAGPPAWCERLKAWWKGVSQGEVLLHEGDVVADSLGVGPKPLVVSGSVRLEGLLEDGHQADHTLLVVLGDLEVENLATFSAIFVAGKVSIRGLLVGDSSGDDVFCVGGGLKARALVEAYHHIQVMGPLDVEVLVGNNLAASGKPRQKLEPHEALLKGAWTAEEEDEDGVTDSTVDRQGLVAMLRAGKPVLADVRLSPVEKAIAAAREKLGQGGKAPRLGLSLKKLKAVPEAVFSLTGLEGLTLDSNPIEELSPRIGELRSLRTLNLESLPLKSLPDALCRLPALKMLSLRYCNHLARLPDAFGELGALEELYLDALGMETFPEVLTRLPKLKKLWWWRVNALKPKKVQALVAGIGRMPKLTHSGFFQGGLKALPEDLSPLARLKQFKLGLDSIPDAEVRRLEKALPPGRLHVGY comes from the coding sequence ATGGCGGTGAAGAAGGCAGAGGCGGCGAGCTGGGGTCGGGAGGTGTCCGCGCGGGAGGTCTGGGCTCGGGTGGAAGAGGCCGGGCCCCCCGCGTGGTGTGAGCGGCTCAAGGCGTGGTGGAAGGGAGTCTCCCAGGGCGAGGTCCTCCTGCATGAGGGGGACGTGGTGGCCGACTCGCTGGGGGTCGGCCCCAAGCCCCTGGTGGTCTCCGGGAGCGTCCGGTTGGAGGGGCTCCTGGAGGATGGTCATCAGGCGGACCACACGCTGCTGGTGGTGCTCGGGGACCTGGAGGTGGAGAACCTCGCGACGTTCTCCGCCATCTTCGTCGCGGGGAAGGTCTCGATTCGAGGGCTGCTCGTCGGCGACTCGTCGGGGGATGACGTCTTCTGCGTCGGCGGTGGGCTGAAGGCCCGGGCGCTCGTGGAGGCGTACCATCACATCCAGGTGATGGGCCCGCTCGACGTGGAGGTCTTGGTGGGGAACAACCTCGCCGCTTCAGGGAAGCCTCGTCAGAAGCTGGAGCCTCACGAGGCCTTGCTGAAAGGGGCGTGGACGGCCGAGGAGGAGGACGAGGACGGCGTCACGGACTCGACGGTGGACAGGCAGGGGCTGGTGGCGATGCTGCGCGCGGGAAAGCCCGTGCTGGCGGATGTCCGGCTGAGCCCCGTGGAGAAGGCCATCGCGGCGGCGAGGGAGAAGCTGGGCCAGGGTGGGAAGGCTCCTCGGCTGGGGCTCTCGCTCAAGAAGCTGAAGGCCGTGCCCGAGGCGGTGTTCTCGCTCACGGGGCTGGAGGGACTGACGCTCGACTCGAACCCCATCGAGGAGCTCTCACCGCGCATCGGGGAGCTGCGCTCGCTTCGCACGCTCAACCTGGAGAGCCTGCCGTTGAAGTCGCTGCCCGACGCGCTGTGCCGGCTGCCCGCGCTCAAGATGCTGAGCCTGCGCTACTGCAACCACCTGGCGCGGCTTCCGGACGCGTTCGGTGAGCTGGGGGCGTTGGAGGAGCTGTACCTCGATGCCCTCGGGATGGAGACCTTCCCCGAGGTGCTGACGCGCCTGCCGAAGCTCAAGAAGCTCTGGTGGTGGCGCGTCAACGCGCTGAAGCCCAAGAAGGTCCAGGCGCTGGTGGCGGGCATCGGCCGGATGCCGAAGCTCACGCACTCGGGCTTCTTCCAGGGGGGATTGAAGGCGCTGCCGGAGGACTTGTCGCCGCTCGCGCGCCTCAAGCAGTTCAAGCTGGGGCTGGACTCGATTCCCGACGCGGAGGTCCGGCGTCTGGAGAAGGCGCTCCCGCCCGGCCGGCTGCACGTGGGCTACTGA
- a CDS encoding fatty acid desaturase family protein, giving the protein MTLFRHPRDRIPVLLFLIVFAMDLTVFFTARSWWFPILWLGLGIIPKGWISAWNHHHQHVTMFRHALPNRLLEVVFAFQTGVTSHAWFLHHVLGHHRNYLDQTKDEAGWKRRDGSTMGEVEFSLFNMVVAYPRAFRVGLAHPRVLRIFLAMGALQVALLAGLFWHNWYNALWVFLLPMAVSLYVTIWATYFHHVDLDTTEHARASYNILHRGYNLMTGNLGYHTAHHVKHGLHWSQLPELHAQLSKDIPATHYRMPGIPFVWSTPEAKIEPGETQLGAAAP; this is encoded by the coding sequence ATGACCTTGTTTCGACACCCCAGAGACCGCATCCCTGTCCTCTTGTTCCTCATCGTGTTCGCGATGGACCTCACGGTCTTCTTCACGGCGCGAAGCTGGTGGTTCCCCATCCTGTGGCTGGGCCTGGGCATCATCCCCAAGGGGTGGATCAGCGCGTGGAACCACCACCACCAGCACGTGACGATGTTCCGCCACGCGCTGCCCAACCGCCTCCTGGAAGTGGTGTTCGCGTTCCAGACGGGCGTGACGTCCCATGCGTGGTTCCTCCACCACGTGCTGGGCCACCACCGGAACTACCTGGACCAGACGAAGGACGAGGCAGGCTGGAAGCGCCGGGACGGAAGCACCATGGGCGAGGTGGAGTTCTCCCTCTTCAACATGGTGGTGGCCTATCCGCGCGCCTTCCGCGTGGGCCTGGCGCACCCTCGGGTGCTGCGCATCTTCCTGGCGATGGGCGCGCTCCAGGTGGCGCTGCTTGCGGGCCTGTTCTGGCACAACTGGTACAACGCGCTCTGGGTGTTCCTGCTCCCCATGGCGGTGTCGCTCTACGTCACCATCTGGGCCACGTACTTCCACCACGTGGACCTGGACACGACGGAGCACGCGCGGGCCTCGTACAACATCCTTCACCGGGGCTACAACCTGATGACCGGCAACCTGGGCTACCACACCGCGCACCATGTGAAGCATGGGCTGCACTGGTCCCAGCTCCCGGAGCTGCACGCGCAGCTCTCCAAGGACATCCCCGCCACGCACTACCGCATGCCGGGCATTCCGTTCGTGTGGTCCACCCCGGAGGCGAAAATCGAGCCGGGGGAGACGCAGCTCGGAGCCGCCGCGCCGTAG
- a CDS encoding ELWxxDGT repeat protein: MPRRAGWLVSLLMMGMGCGGPVPGDVPPPAPSEDSQAAGMLHCPLPSSSATKRVKTILPPSQIGIPRFAAVPNGFVKFKGQLYFAVNFEDGQRALWKSNGTEAGTSHVRGFPATDGGFTPALANLAVGPTRLFFQVADPAHGNELWVSDGTGTGTTLVKDLTPGSPGSSLSHLTALGDRLVFFKEIFDSGTFRSRYELWTSDGTAAGTERLRDFGWDLGVSVKDSAADGELRFFVMGPAGTGTVLWKTDGTEEGSVPIKQLTSSEGAFIGDLQTSGSLALFVMREHTGLQELWKSDGSSGGTVRLASFGPSRVARLVGRLGSRVYVAVTSLSSQYMVLYRVPLSGGNPAPVVTLPNDYATLGEAFPFIDETSSVPGGSKLYFSVTIGSDGPAPRDTQLWVTDGTAAGTVLLHRPLSLSDEYSSPVRAVSDDLVFFSAFEAGGAGIEPWVSNGTPEKTRRLKNIAPDADTGSSYPRDFFRLGSRVFFSAYDDTEAGQLWSTELGGNCMAP, from the coding sequence ATGCCGAGGCGCGCGGGATGGCTGGTGTCGTTGCTGATGATGGGCATGGGGTGTGGCGGGCCGGTTCCGGGTGATGTCCCGCCCCCCGCCCCCTCCGAGGACTCCCAGGCCGCGGGGATGCTGCACTGCCCCCTGCCGTCGAGCTCGGCGACGAAGCGGGTGAAGACCATCCTCCCTCCCTCGCAGATTGGGATTCCGCGCTTCGCCGCCGTCCCCAATGGCTTCGTGAAGTTCAAGGGCCAGCTCTACTTCGCGGTGAATTTCGAGGACGGCCAGCGAGCGCTCTGGAAGAGCAACGGCACCGAGGCCGGCACCTCGCACGTCCGAGGCTTCCCCGCCACCGACGGAGGCTTCACGCCGGCGCTGGCGAACCTGGCCGTGGGCCCCACGCGCCTCTTCTTCCAGGTCGCGGACCCCGCCCACGGCAACGAGCTGTGGGTGAGCGACGGCACGGGGACGGGCACCACACTCGTCAAGGACCTGACACCCGGCTCACCCGGCTCCTCGCTGTCTCACCTGACGGCGCTGGGTGACCGGCTGGTGTTCTTCAAGGAGATCTTCGACAGCGGCACGTTCCGCTCCCGCTACGAGCTGTGGACGTCGGACGGCACGGCCGCGGGCACGGAGCGCCTTCGCGACTTCGGGTGGGACCTGGGCGTGAGCGTCAAGGACTCGGCCGCGGACGGCGAGCTGCGCTTCTTCGTGATGGGCCCCGCGGGCACCGGCACTGTCCTCTGGAAGACGGACGGCACGGAGGAGGGCTCCGTCCCCATCAAGCAGCTCACCTCGTCCGAGGGGGCGTTCATCGGGGACCTCCAGACCTCGGGCTCGCTCGCGCTCTTCGTGATGCGCGAGCACACGGGGCTCCAGGAACTGTGGAAGTCGGATGGGTCCTCCGGGGGCACGGTGCGGCTGGCGTCGTTCGGCCCCTCCCGCGTCGCGCGCCTCGTGGGACGGTTGGGCTCGCGGGTCTACGTCGCGGTGACCTCGCTGAGCAGTCAATACATGGTCCTCTACCGGGTGCCGCTCTCCGGTGGAAACCCCGCGCCCGTCGTCACGCTCCCCAATGACTATGCGACCCTCGGCGAGGCGTTCCCCTTCATCGATGAGACCAGCAGCGTGCCGGGCGGCTCGAAGCTGTACTTCTCCGTCACCATTGGCAGTGATGGACCGGCGCCGCGCGACACCCAGCTCTGGGTGACGGACGGCACGGCGGCGGGGACCGTGCTGCTGCACAGGCCACTGAGCCTCTCGGACGAGTACAGCTCACCCGTCCGCGCCGTATCCGACGACCTGGTCTTCTTCAGCGCCTTCGAAGCAGGGGGCGCGGGCATCGAACCCTGGGTGAGCAACGGCACGCCGGAGAAGACCCGGCGGCTCAAGAACATCGCACCCGACGCGGATACAGGCTCGTCCTATCCCCGGGACTTCTTCCGCCTGGGGTCGCGCGTCTTCTTCAGCGCGTACGACGACACCGAGGCGGGACAGCTCTGGTCCACCGAGCTGGGCGGCAACTGCATGGCCCCTTGA
- a CDS encoding DUF1501 domain-containing protein: MKLSRRNLFQAALGAAQVGLLARYGFPAASAQVGRHRPTKLLAIWLDGGLHWETYFSPMTRAGINKYIPLPTGGYLPWGFVPEQVENYDRSPVDLDAPGVVRKLRGPVAWNWDNPKDTSGIHPLSQGQHRYRPYGYAWANPKYKLYEKTALLVGADQGTAAHQSGIIASMSGVAGATFRAPAVHGVIANAMYKRFPDRPIPSVNLGGPLPRALGLPTVANPTVLASAASVEPTLSDKRESTWKGLRTRQEIPDLAYDGASLPGTVPSTAVDAALLEAVRKERGISSAGSDDMMEQLYDTYKGASRTIRRDILSVLGTTPQWEYLKNDADYPVDWNACIGLADSCGSSASMGPYGFALQLLKSDLVTSVNMRATSISNASFDTHSATGVMMHTNYMRIAMESVGRICLEMSLTPSKSDPSRTLLDETLVYVYSDFGRTFPKRGSDHHPATCAILVGGGIQGNQMIGGYDERVDGSPMGLPVTLLEEGGERATRAPRSQDIAATVLNAFGLEPGKDFFIPGGFGVYDGVVRPG; this comes from the coding sequence ATGAAGCTCTCACGACGCAATCTCTTTCAGGCGGCCCTGGGGGCCGCACAGGTGGGGCTCCTGGCTCGGTATGGGTTCCCCGCGGCGTCCGCTCAGGTGGGGCGCCACAGGCCCACGAAGCTGCTCGCCATCTGGTTGGACGGAGGCCTCCACTGGGAGACCTACTTCTCGCCGATGACCCGGGCGGGCATCAACAAGTACATCCCGCTGCCCACGGGCGGCTATCTGCCCTGGGGCTTCGTGCCCGAGCAGGTGGAGAACTACGACCGCTCACCGGTGGACCTGGATGCGCCCGGCGTGGTGCGCAAGCTGCGCGGGCCGGTGGCCTGGAACTGGGACAACCCCAAGGACACCAGCGGCATCCACCCGCTCTCCCAGGGCCAGCATCGCTACCGGCCCTATGGCTACGCGTGGGCGAATCCCAAGTACAAGCTCTACGAGAAGACGGCGCTGCTCGTGGGCGCGGACCAGGGCACGGCCGCGCACCAGAGCGGCATCATCGCGAGCATGTCCGGCGTCGCGGGAGCGACGTTCCGCGCCCCCGCGGTGCACGGCGTCATCGCCAACGCGATGTACAAGCGCTTCCCGGACCGGCCCATCCCCAGCGTCAACCTGGGCGGGCCGCTGCCGCGCGCGCTGGGCCTGCCGACGGTGGCGAACCCCACGGTCCTCGCTTCCGCGGCGTCCGTGGAGCCGACGCTGTCGGACAAGCGCGAGAGCACCTGGAAGGGGCTGCGCACGCGCCAGGAGATTCCCGACCTGGCCTATGACGGCGCGTCGTTGCCCGGGACGGTGCCTTCCACCGCGGTGGACGCGGCGCTGCTCGAGGCGGTGCGCAAGGAGCGCGGCATCTCCAGCGCGGGCTCCGACGACATGATGGAGCAGCTCTACGACACGTACAAAGGGGCCAGCCGGACCATCCGGCGCGACATCCTCAGCGTGCTCGGCACCACGCCGCAGTGGGAGTACCTCAAGAATGACGCGGACTATCCGGTGGACTGGAATGCCTGCATCGGTCTGGCGGACTCGTGCGGTTCGTCGGCGTCCATGGGGCCGTATGGCTTCGCGCTCCAGTTGTTGAAGTCGGACCTGGTGACGTCGGTCAACATGCGCGCGACGAGCATCAGCAACGCCTCCTTCGACACGCACAGCGCGACGGGCGTGATGATGCACACCAACTACATGCGCATCGCGATGGAGTCGGTGGGACGCATCTGCCTGGAGATGAGCCTGACGCCCAGCAAGTCGGACCCGTCCCGCACGCTGCTGGATGAGACACTGGTGTATGTCTACAGCGACTTCGGGCGGACGTTCCCCAAGCGCGGCAGCGACCACCACCCGGCGACCTGCGCCATCCTGGTGGGCGGGGGCATCCAGGGCAACCAGATGATTGGTGGCTACGATGAGCGGGTGGACGGCTCGCCCATGGGCCTGCCCGTGACGCTGCTGGAAGAGGGCGGCGAGCGCGCCACCCGCGCGCCTCGCTCGCAGGACATCGCGGCGACCGTGCTGAATGCCTTCGGGCTGGAGCCTGGGAAGGACTTCTTCATCCCGGGTGGGTTCGGTGTCTACGACGGCGTCGTGCGGCCTGGGTGA